One Hemiscyllium ocellatum isolate sHemOce1 chromosome 36, sHemOce1.pat.X.cur, whole genome shotgun sequence genomic region harbors:
- the smim19 gene encoding small integral membrane protein 19 translates to MAGAGAGAGAEMDYTVHEAWNEATNVYLIAILVSFGLLVYARKNKRKIMRIFTVPPTVDPTPEPNFYDSLQKVRLRQQLEMYYIARKYDLQQEQPDSVQLTVD, encoded by the exons ATGGCCGGGGccggggctggggctggggctgagaTGGACTACACGGTGCACGAGGCCTGGAACGAGGCGACCAATGTTTATCTGATCGCCATTTTGGTCAGTTTCGGGCTCCTGGTCTACGCTCGCAA AAACAAAAGGAAGATTATGCGAATATTCACTGTGCCCCCAACTGTTGACCCAACACCTGAGCCCAATTTTTATGACAGTTTACAGAAAGTTCGATTACGGCAACAGTTAGAGATGTACTACATCG CACGAAAGTATGACCTGCAGCAAGAACAGCCGGATAGTGTGCAGCTTACAGTGGACTGA